The Cryptosporangium minutisporangium genome has a window encoding:
- a CDS encoding MFS transporter, whose amino-acid sequence MNSRAALTALGASAFVYVTAEAVPVGLLPEIASDMSVSEADIGLLLTSYAAVAALTSVPLTAVTMRVPRRRLIACTIAAFAVSQLAAAFAPTFVLLVMARMMCALVHGMFWATIAPVAARLVAPEHRGRATARVFLGNSLAIVLGVPLGTALGQWFGWRLVLVGLAVGGAACVAAVLFLLPALPPLPADVATPAGQRLRNAVLVLRSGPLVAVCSVTAVLMTGVFSAYTFLAPLVRRDAGLEGPALSVLLLGFGAAGLVGTWLIGRWIDRYPGLLLSVLITVIIAALALLAPALGPVPTVIAVLAWGAAMTAAPIVLQAAVLRVAPHAADAGSAVYVVAFQIGIGGGSLLGERIVRADRLEALPLVALVLAAVAWVIVRASRRAFPLRLATQPATAAPTPAPPATAPAAPAPTPATPAPAAGGHWVHGRHFAEPSNTPAFNWFQKPSQAVSGDARRQPPEQRLPAPPLDRRGLTQPRNPLWWLPEEIGDTTVHSGAPTGNSTAHGPRSAPRPPFEQADDQGQRHHHGERRFPVGPDHDR is encoded by the coding sequence GTGAACTCCCGTGCCGCTCTGACTGCTTTGGGTGCTTCCGCGTTCGTCTACGTCACCGCCGAAGCCGTTCCGGTGGGACTGCTCCCGGAGATCGCGTCCGACATGTCGGTCAGCGAGGCGGATATCGGTTTGTTGCTGACGAGTTACGCAGCGGTTGCGGCGCTGACGTCGGTCCCCCTGACCGCGGTGACGATGCGCGTCCCGCGACGGCGGTTGATCGCCTGCACCATCGCGGCGTTCGCGGTCTCGCAGCTGGCGGCCGCGTTCGCTCCGACGTTCGTGCTGCTGGTCATGGCGCGGATGATGTGCGCGCTGGTGCACGGGATGTTCTGGGCGACGATCGCGCCGGTCGCCGCCCGCCTGGTCGCGCCGGAGCACCGCGGCCGGGCGACCGCGCGGGTCTTCCTCGGCAACTCGCTCGCCATCGTCCTGGGTGTACCGCTCGGCACCGCGCTCGGTCAGTGGTTCGGCTGGCGGCTCGTGCTGGTGGGTCTCGCGGTGGGCGGTGCGGCCTGCGTCGCGGCGGTGCTCTTCCTGCTACCGGCCTTGCCGCCGCTGCCGGCCGACGTCGCCACACCGGCCGGACAGCGGCTGCGCAACGCCGTGCTGGTCCTGCGCTCGGGGCCGCTCGTCGCGGTCTGCAGCGTCACCGCCGTCCTGATGACCGGCGTGTTCTCCGCCTACACCTTCCTCGCGCCCCTGGTCCGGCGCGACGCCGGCCTGGAAGGCCCGGCGTTGAGCGTGCTGCTGCTCGGGTTCGGCGCCGCCGGTCTGGTCGGCACCTGGCTCATCGGACGCTGGATCGATCGGTACCCCGGGCTCCTGCTGAGCGTGCTGATCACGGTGATCATCGCCGCGCTGGCTCTGCTCGCACCGGCGCTGGGACCGGTGCCGACGGTCATCGCGGTGCTCGCGTGGGGTGCGGCGATGACGGCCGCGCCGATCGTCCTGCAGGCCGCGGTGCTCCGCGTCGCACCGCACGCCGCGGACGCGGGGTCAGCGGTCTACGTCGTGGCGTTCCAGATCGGCATCGGCGGTGGATCGCTGTTGGGAGAGCGGATCGTCCGCGCGGACCGGCTCGAGGCGCTGCCGTTGGTCGCCCTGGTGCTCGCCGCGGTGGCGTGGGTGATCGTGCGGGCGTCCCGCAGGGCCTTCCCGCTGCGGCTGGCGACCCAACCGGCGACGGCCGCGCCCACCCCCGCACCGCCCGCAACTGCCCCGGCGGCGCCCGCGCCGACCCCGGCAACGCCCGCGCCGGCCGCAGGCGGCCACTGGGTTCACGGCCGCCACTTCGCTGAACCGTCGAACACCCCGGCCTTCAACTGGTTCCAGAAGCCGTCGCAGGCCGTCAGCGGTGACGCTCGTCGGCAGCCGCCGGAGCAACGCCTCCCGGCTCCTCCACTCGACCGACGTGGTCTCACCCAGCCGCGGAACCCCTTGTGGTGGCTGCCGGAGGAGATCGGCGACACGACCGTGCACAGTGGAGCCCCGACTGGGAACTCCACCGCGCACGGTCCGCGCTCAGCGCCGCGCCCGCCGTTTGAACAGGCGGACGACCAGGGCCAGCGCCACCACCACGGCGAGCGCCGGTTTCCAGTAGGACCGGATCACGACCGGTAG
- a CDS encoding SRPBCC family protein: protein MDLTHQFRVPAGVDETWVRFQDVAGLAGCFPGAQVTSVDGDEFTGSCKVKLGPIALVYNGTGTFTGRDESAHRLVVEAKGRDKRGNGTAAASATVTMTEADGGGTDVEVVTDLHVTGKPAQFGRGLIQEVSDKLLGQFVACLEQQLGPAEVADTTPTPLAGTGSPAGVDAPATEPAAPSAGAGTPAVAPASTPAQGRVDRPAQPSQPEALDLGATVLPVVIRSYWKPALAVVVALALVVRLFKRRARR from the coding sequence ATGGATCTGACCCATCAGTTCCGCGTCCCCGCCGGAGTCGACGAGACCTGGGTCCGGTTCCAGGACGTCGCCGGGCTGGCCGGCTGTTTCCCCGGGGCTCAGGTCACCTCGGTGGACGGCGACGAGTTCACCGGCTCCTGCAAGGTGAAGCTGGGGCCGATCGCGCTGGTCTACAACGGCACCGGCACGTTCACCGGACGGGACGAGAGCGCGCACCGGCTCGTCGTCGAGGCCAAGGGGCGGGACAAACGCGGCAACGGAACGGCGGCGGCCTCCGCGACCGTGACGATGACCGAGGCCGACGGCGGTGGGACCGACGTCGAGGTGGTGACCGACCTCCACGTCACCGGGAAACCGGCCCAGTTCGGGCGTGGGCTGATCCAGGAGGTCTCCGACAAGCTGCTCGGACAGTTCGTGGCCTGCCTGGAGCAGCAGCTGGGGCCGGCGGAGGTCGCCGACACCACCCCGACGCCGTTGGCGGGAACTGGTTCGCCGGCCGGGGTCGATGCGCCGGCCACCGAGCCGGCCGCGCCATCGGCGGGAGCCGGGACGCCCGCGGTCGCACCGGCGTCGACGCCAGCGCAGGGTCGGGTGGACCGGCCCGCGCAGCCGTCGCAGCCGGAGGCGCTCGACCTCGGGGCGACCGTCCTACCGGTCGTGATCCGGTCCTACTGGAAACCGGCGCTCGCCGTGGTGGTGGCGCTGGCCCTGGTCGTCCGCCTGTTCAAACGGCGGGCGCGGCGCTGA
- a CDS encoding xanthine dehydrogenase family protein subunit M yields MIPAQFDYLAPTTIGEAVAALSQHGDDAKLLAGGQSLLPVLRMRLNAPEVVIDLGRIDALRGIRDEGDAIVIGAMTEHSVVGSDPLVAEHATLIAKAVEHLADAQIRHRGTFGGALAHADPAGDLGAPVLALGGQFVVTGPGGTRTVAADEFFVGLFETAIGDDEILTEVRIPKHTGWGAHHAKFVRIAHQWPIVAVAATVRTEGGVIAEAKIGLANMGSTPLRARATETALAGVPAAVDAVAPAAARAAEGTSPPSDLNGDAEYRQHLARVLTRRAVLAAAGA; encoded by the coding sequence GTGATCCCCGCACAGTTCGACTACCTGGCCCCGACCACGATCGGTGAAGCCGTCGCGGCCCTGTCCCAGCACGGCGACGACGCCAAGCTCCTGGCCGGCGGCCAGAGCCTGCTGCCGGTGCTGCGGATGCGGCTCAACGCCCCCGAGGTGGTGATCGACCTCGGCCGGATCGACGCGCTGCGCGGCATCCGCGACGAGGGCGACGCGATCGTGATCGGCGCGATGACCGAACATTCGGTGGTCGGCTCCGACCCGCTGGTGGCCGAGCACGCGACGCTGATCGCCAAGGCGGTCGAGCACCTCGCCGACGCGCAGATCCGGCACCGTGGCACGTTCGGTGGGGCGCTGGCCCACGCCGACCCGGCCGGTGACCTGGGCGCGCCGGTGCTGGCGCTGGGCGGCCAGTTCGTCGTCACCGGGCCCGGCGGGACCCGGACCGTTGCGGCCGACGAGTTCTTCGTCGGGCTGTTCGAGACCGCGATCGGCGACGACGAGATCCTCACCGAGGTGCGGATTCCCAAGCACACCGGCTGGGGAGCGCACCACGCCAAGTTCGTCCGGATCGCCCACCAGTGGCCGATCGTCGCCGTCGCCGCGACCGTGCGCACCGAGGGCGGCGTCATCGCCGAGGCGAAGATCGGGCTCGCCAACATGGGCTCGACCCCGCTGCGAGCCCGCGCTACCGAGACCGCGCTCGCCGGTGTCCCGGCGGCGGTCGACGCGGTCGCCCCGGCGGCCGCGCGGGCCGCCGAGGGCACCAGCCCGCCGTCGGACCTGAACGGCGACGCCGAGTACCGGCAGCACCTGGCGCGCGTGCTCACCCGACGGGCCGTGCTCGCGGCCGCAGGGGCGTGA
- a CDS encoding xanthine dehydrogenase family protein molybdopterin-binding subunit — protein MTAVDDRPDALAAEIGRDRRRKEDQRLITGRTRWTDNITLPGMLHLAMVRSPYAHARIVSIDTSAVAEAPNVVAVITGRDVEEEQGGLPNAWPITPDQATPVHPPIAVDRATFAGEIVAVVAARTAAEARDAAELVEVEYEELPAALDLKEAAAATPENGGALAHPELGTNKSALWTFDSAEAGTGGDVEAAIATARGGGIVLEREYRQQRLIPAFMEPRSVVVDPTGEQITMWSATQIPHILRFLLAAVTGVAESKIRVIAPDVGGGFGGKLQTTPEEFIAFLLARRLGKPVKYTETRSESLVSAHHGRDQWQKLTLAADRNGTVTGLKVELLADLGAYVALVGGGVPVLGAFMFNAIYRFPAYHFACQTVLTNKTWTDAYRGAGRPEATFAIERIMDELAAEVGVDPLVIRERNWITHEQFPFTTVAGLTYDSGNYEAATARAKEMFDYEELRAEQRKRREAGDPVQLGIGVSTFTEMCGLAPSRVLGSLDYGAGGWEHATVRMLPTGKVEVVTGVTPHGQGHETAFSQIVADRLGVPFEDVEVLHGDTQISAKGMDTYGSRSLVVGGEAVVRAADKVVEKAKVIAAHLLEASVEDLEFSGGRFQVRGTDQGLGIGEVALATFTAHNMPDGVEPSLDCDATFDPVNFSFPHGTHLCAMEVDTETGELTMRKYVACDDIGNVINPLIVAGQVHGGLVQGIAQALWEEAVYDESGTLVSGSLVDYLLPTAADTISFDVDHTTTPATSNTLGTKGVGEAGTIASTPAVVNAVVDAVRHLGVHDIQMPCTPERVWKAVQGASAHTPTQGAAMPHFAEGEPGQHGDTEQPGTDSTEGTGQ, from the coding sequence TCACCCTCCCCGGCATGCTGCACCTGGCGATGGTCCGCAGCCCGTACGCGCACGCGCGCATCGTCAGCATCGACACCTCCGCCGTCGCCGAGGCGCCCAACGTCGTCGCGGTGATCACCGGGCGAGACGTCGAAGAGGAGCAGGGCGGCCTGCCCAACGCCTGGCCGATCACCCCCGACCAGGCCACCCCGGTGCACCCGCCGATCGCTGTGGACCGGGCCACGTTCGCCGGTGAGATCGTGGCCGTGGTGGCCGCGCGGACCGCCGCGGAGGCGCGCGACGCCGCCGAACTGGTGGAGGTCGAGTACGAGGAGCTCCCGGCTGCACTGGACCTGAAGGAGGCCGCCGCCGCGACGCCGGAGAACGGTGGCGCGCTGGCCCACCCCGAGCTGGGCACCAACAAATCGGCGCTGTGGACGTTCGACTCCGCCGAGGCCGGGACCGGCGGTGACGTGGAGGCGGCGATCGCCACGGCCCGCGGCGGCGGGATCGTGCTCGAGCGCGAGTACCGCCAGCAGCGGCTGATCCCCGCGTTCATGGAGCCGCGCTCGGTCGTCGTCGACCCGACCGGTGAGCAGATCACGATGTGGTCGGCCACCCAGATCCCGCACATCCTGCGGTTCCTGCTCGCCGCGGTCACCGGCGTCGCGGAGTCCAAGATCCGGGTGATCGCGCCGGACGTCGGCGGCGGTTTCGGCGGCAAGCTCCAGACGACGCCGGAGGAGTTCATCGCCTTCCTCCTCGCCCGGCGTCTCGGCAAGCCGGTGAAGTACACCGAGACCCGCTCGGAGTCGCTGGTCTCCGCGCACCACGGGCGCGACCAGTGGCAGAAACTGACGCTCGCGGCCGACCGGAACGGGACCGTCACCGGCCTGAAGGTGGAGCTGCTCGCCGACCTCGGCGCGTACGTGGCGCTGGTCGGCGGCGGCGTCCCGGTGCTCGGGGCGTTCATGTTCAACGCGATCTACCGGTTCCCCGCCTACCACTTCGCCTGCCAGACGGTCCTGACCAACAAGACCTGGACCGACGCCTACCGCGGCGCCGGCCGGCCGGAGGCCACGTTCGCGATCGAGCGGATCATGGACGAGCTCGCCGCCGAGGTCGGCGTGGACCCGCTGGTGATCCGGGAGCGGAACTGGATCACCCACGAGCAGTTCCCGTTCACCACCGTGGCCGGGCTCACCTACGACTCGGGCAACTACGAGGCGGCGACGGCTCGCGCCAAGGAGATGTTCGACTACGAGGAGCTGCGAGCCGAGCAGCGGAAGCGGCGCGAGGCAGGCGACCCGGTCCAGCTCGGCATCGGCGTCTCGACGTTCACCGAGATGTGCGGGCTCGCGCCGTCCCGCGTGCTGGGCTCGCTCGACTACGGCGCAGGCGGCTGGGAGCACGCGACCGTCCGGATGCTCCCCACCGGCAAGGTCGAGGTGGTCACCGGTGTGACACCACACGGCCAGGGGCACGAGACGGCCTTCAGCCAGATCGTCGCGGACCGGCTCGGCGTCCCGTTCGAGGACGTCGAGGTGCTGCACGGCGACACCCAGATCTCCGCCAAGGGCATGGACACCTACGGTTCGCGGTCGCTGGTCGTCGGTGGTGAAGCCGTCGTCCGGGCCGCGGACAAGGTGGTCGAGAAGGCGAAGGTCATCGCCGCGCACCTGCTCGAGGCCTCCGTCGAGGACCTGGAGTTCAGCGGTGGCCGGTTCCAGGTCAGGGGAACCGACCAGGGGCTCGGCATCGGCGAGGTGGCGCTGGCGACGTTCACCGCGCACAACATGCCGGACGGTGTGGAGCCCTCGCTCGACTGCGACGCGACGTTCGACCCGGTCAACTTCAGCTTCCCCCACGGCACCCACCTGTGCGCGATGGAGGTGGACACCGAGACCGGGGAGCTGACGATGCGCAAGTACGTGGCGTGCGACGACATCGGCAACGTCATCAACCCGCTGATCGTCGCCGGCCAGGTGCACGGTGGGCTGGTGCAGGGCATCGCCCAGGCGCTCTGGGAAGAGGCCGTGTACGACGAGTCCGGCACCCTGGTCAGCGGGTCGCTCGTGGACTATCTGCTCCCCACCGCGGCCGACACGATCAGCTTCGACGTCGACCACACGACGACGCCCGCGACCAGCAACACGCTGGGGACCAAGGGCGTCGGTGAGGCCGGGACGATCGCCTCGACGCCCGCCGTCGTCAACGCGGTGGTCGACGCGGTCCGCCACCTCGGCGTGCACGACATCCAGATGCCCTGCACACCGGAGCGGGTGTGGAAGGCGGTCCAGGGGGCTTCGGCGCACACGCCCACGCAGGGGGCGGCGATGCCCCACTTTGCCGAAGGCGAACCAGGCCAGCACGGTGATACCGAGCAGCCCGGCACCGACAGCACGGAAGGGACTGGCCAGTGA